A part of Drosophila bipectinata strain 14024-0381.07 chromosome 3L, DbipHiC1v2, whole genome shotgun sequence genomic DNA contains:
- the pHCl-1 gene encoding uncharacterized protein pHCl-1 isoform X4 translates to MGCVFEAAKEQPQKPRSKQPSRHPCRGSRGGAKAAARANNQTAEDIEIKDNYQQNRKTQVETQTQTEAEAETETETVPKHLKATAQVLLTIPQQQKQKQNQHQHPNHKQNQKHPSPEKRPSEVAQTHKDEGGENALATHGGIVDRARIEIDIAATTRQASCEIKGRDEQQQRHQQQQQHFNRRRRRHPATNPADEATNQSKPNPSLSLHFQALAALAKKLQQHQNQDEVRGQEQLHQQDHQLAYRPWQVETPPPPVGHPGHPGQVGCTLSPLPATMSAAIFAMAATSAAAYQYLGQHYKHYSQSFSFYAASSVILMLCYLTSTSTAAATQSETGALDKHPIHGIDWSKFDESSSDKEILDLLLEKKRYDKRLLPPVNDEDFCCGLQSPDMATNQNARRPHNRGTLTVNVNVLLLSLASPDESSLKYEVEFLLNQQWNDPRLQYGNKSHYDFLNALHHHDSIWTPDTYFIMHGDFKDPIIPMHFALRIFRNGTITYAMRRHLILSCQGSLHIFPFDDPKCSFSMESISYEEAQIKYVWKNDEDTLRKSPSLTTLNAYLIKNQTTACDQNSWRGNYSCLRVDLIFTRDRAFYFTTVFIPGIILVTSSFITFWLEWNAVPARSMIGVTTMLNFFTTSNGFRSTLPVVSNLTAMNVWDGVCMCFIYASLLEFVCVNYVGRKRPLHNVVYRPGENPVTQASATATPAMSVGGVTPMSGGATPATSVATPGTPRTVDAEEFFGGGMRWQEAHGGIIGAAVQNLRARSIKRKAARSPSTSVSPMPSGRPAEHIYEEPGTGTTSSTKVKFKDELKEEQEASALRRSVATSTPALVVRIEAESDLEAVQKPVQDMEMTERQLQLPLKPPRRKASRSNSPASVYGECSAMEDESADNPAQAVEATGEKRRDAGAPNEIVACTTCGGSNSPCTHSANNGCATESCFVQVRKKEPPHPIRVAKTIDVIARITFPTAYAIFLIFFFVHYKGFS, encoded by the exons ATGGGCTGCGTCTTTGAAGCGGCCAAAGAGCAGCCCCAGAAACCGAGAAGCAAGCAACCGAGTCGGCATCCATGCCGTGGCAGCCGAGGAGGAGCCAAAGCCGCTGCCAGAGCAAACAACCAAACAGCTGAGGACATCGAAATCAAGGATAACTATCAACAAAATCGTAAAACGCAAGTCGAAACACAGACCCAAACAGAAGCCGAAgccgaaacagaaacagaaactgtGCCCAAACATCTAAAAGCGACAGCTCAAGTGCTTTTAACGATACcacaacaacagaaacagaagcaGAACCAGCATCAGCATCCGAATCACAAGCAGAATCAGAAACATCCTAGCCCAGAGAAGAGGCCCTCTGAAGTGGCACAAACGCACAAGGACGAAGGAGGCGAGAACGCGTTGGCGACACACGGAGGCATTGTCGATAGGGCCAGAATCGAAATCGATATTGCGGCAACGACGAGGCAAGCCAGTTGCGAGATCAAAGGGCGGgatgagcagcagcagcggcatcagcagcagcagcagcactttAACCGCCGAAGGAGACGTCATCCGGCGACGAATCCGGCGGATGAGGCCACCAACCAATCGAAGCCAAATCCCTCGCTCTCCCTGCATTTCCAAGCCCTCGCCGCCCTAGCGAAAAAGCTCCAGCAGCATCAGAATCAGGACGAGGTCCGAGGACAGGAGCAGCTCCATCAGCAGGATCATCAACTAGCCTACCGGCCCTGGCAGGTTGAGACGCCACCGCCGCCCGTGGGGCATCCGGGACACCCGGGGCAGGTGGGCTGCACTCTCAGTCCCCTGCCTGCCACCATGTCGGCGGCCATTTTTGCAATGGCGGCCACCTCGGCGGCTGCCTATCAGTATCTCGGCCAGCACTACAAGCACTACAGCCAGTCTTTCAGCTTCTACGCCGCCTCCAGTGTCATCCTGATGCTCTGCTACCTGACCAGCACATCCACGGCCGCTGCCACCCAGTCGGAGACGGGTGCCCTCGACAAGCATCCCAT TCATGGCATCGATTGGTCGAA ATTCGACGAGTCCAGTTCGGATAAAGAGATATTAGATTTATTGCTTGAGAAGAAGCGCTACGACAAACGATTACTGCCGCCTGTAAATG ATGAAGACTTTTGCTGTGGTTTGCAATCGCCGGATATGGCAACTAATCAAAATGCACGGAGACCACACAATCGCG GCACTTTGACGGTGAATGTGAACGTGCTGCTCCTGAGCTTAGCATCGCCCGATGAAAGCAGCTTG AAATACGAAGTGGAGTTTCTATTAAATCAACAATGGAACGATCCGCGACTGCAATATGGCAATAAGTCTCATTATGACTTCTTAAATGCTCTGCATCATCATGATAGCATCTGGACGCCGGATACGTATTTCATTATGCATGGCGATTTCAAGGATCCCATCATACCAATGCATTTTGCTTTAAGAATATTTCGGAACGGGACCATTACGTACGCAATGAG ACGTCACCTGATCTTATCCTGCCAGGGGAGCCTACATATATTTCCATTCGATGATCCCAAGTGCTCCTTCTCAATGGAAAGCA TTTCCTATGAGGAGGCGCAAATCAAATACGTCTGGAAAAACGACGAGGATACTCTGCGGAAAAGTCCATCGCTGACCACACTGAACGCGTACTTgatcaaaaatcaaacaacGGCCTGTGATCAGAACAGCTGGAGAG GGAACTACAGCTGTCTTAGGGTCGATTTAATCTTTACCAGAGATCGTGCATTCTATTTCACCACCGTTTTTATACCCGGCATTATATTGGTGACGTCATCTTTTATAACCTTCTGGCTAGAATGGAATGCCGTGCCAGCTAGATCGATGATAG GCGTGACAACAATGCTGAATTTCTTCACTACCTCGAACGGTTTCCGGAGCACTCTGCCGGTTGTTTCCAATCTGACGGCGATGAATGTATGGGACGGAGTGTGCATGTGCTTCATCTACGCCTCGTTGCTGGAGTTCGTTTGCGTCAATTATGTGGGCCGTAAGCGGCCGCTGCACAACGTCGTTTACCGGCCGGGCGAGAATCCCGTAACACag GCAAGCGCCACGGCCACGCCGGCAATGTCGGTGGGCGGAGTCACGCCCATGTCGGGGGGTGCCACCCCGGCCACATCGGTGGCCACACCCGGCACCCCAAGGACCGTCGACGCGGAGGAGTTCTTCGGCGGGGGAATGAGGTGGCAGGAGGCGCACGGCGGAATCATCGGAGCGGCGGTTCAGAATTTACGGGCTCGCTCTATAAAAAGGAAAGCGGCAAGGAGTCCATCTACTTCCGTATCCCCGATGCCAAGTGGTCGGCCAGCGGAGCACATTTACGAAGAGCCCGGCACGGGCACCACCTCCAGCACAAAGGTGAAGTTCAAGGATGAACTgaaggaggagcaggaggcgTCGGCACTGCGAAGATCCGTGGCCACCAGTACCCCAGCTCTCGTGGTGCGAATCGAGGCTGAGAGCGATTTGGAAGCGGTACAAAAACCTGTACAGGATATGGAAATGACGGAGCGCCAATTGCAATTACCGTTGAAGCCGCCCCGCCGCAAGGCCTCACGCTCCAATTCACCGGCCTCCGTTTACGGCGAGTGCAGTGCCATGGAAGATGAGTCTGCGGATAATCCTGCCCAGGCAGTGGAAGCTACC GGCGAAAAGCGACGCGACGCCGGGGCACCTAACGAAATTGTGGCATGCACCACCTGCGGCGGCAGCAACAGTCCTTGCACCCACTCGGCCAACAATGGCTGCGCGACGGAG AGCTGCTTCGTTCAAGTGCGGAAAAAGGAGCCACCACATCCCATTCGAGTGGCCAAGACGATCGATGTCATCGCTAGAATTACATTTCCAACTGCTTATGCCATTTTTCTGATATTCTTCTTTGTACACTATAAAGGATTTTCGTAA
- the pHCl-1 gene encoding uncharacterized protein pHCl-1 isoform X2: MGCVFEAAKEQPQKPRSKQPSRHPCRGSRGGAKAAARANNQTAEDIEIKDNYQQNRKTQVETQTQTEAEAETETETVPKHLKATAQVLLTIPQQQKQKQNQHQHPNHKQNQKHPSPEKRPSEVAQTHKDEGGENALATHGGIVDRARIEIDIAATTRQASCEIKGRDEQQQRHQQQQQHFNRRRRRHPATNPADEATNQSKPNPSLSLHFQALAALAKKLQQHQNQDEVRGQEQLHQQDHQLAYRPWQVETPPPPVGHPGHPGQVGCTLSPLPATMSAAIFAMAATSAAAYQYLGQHYKHYSQSFSFYAASSVILMLCYLTSTSTAAATQSETGALDKHPIHGIDWSKFDESSSDKEILDLLLEKKRYDKRLLPPVNDEDFCCGLQSPDMATNQNARRPHNRGTLTVNVNVLLLSLASPDESSLKYEVEFLLNQQWNDPRLQYGNKSHYDFLNALHHHDSIWTPDTYFIMHGDFKDPIIPMHFALRIFRNGTITYAMRRHLILSCQGSLHIFPFDDPKCSFSMESISYEEAQIKYVWKNDEDTLRKSPSLTTLNAYLIKNQTTACDQNSWRGNYSCLQVELTFTRDRAYYFTTVFIPGIILVTSSFITFWLEWNAVPARVMIGVTTMLNFFTTSNGFRSTLPVVSNLTAMNVWDGVCMCFIYASLLEFVCVNYVGRKRPLHNVVYRPGENPVTQRLPAVLSRIGVILASPLASATATPAMSVGGVTPMSGGATPATSVATPGTPRTVDAEEFFGGGMRWQEAHGGIIGAAVQNLRARSIKRKAARSPSTSVSPMPSGRPAEHIYEEPGTGTTSSTKVKFKDELKEEQEASALRRSVATSTPALVVRIEAESDLEAVQKPVQDMEMTERQLQLPLKPPRRKASRSNSPASVYGECSAMEDESADNPAQAVEATGEKRRDAGAPNEIVACTTCGGSNSPCTHSANNGCATESCFVQVRKKEPPHPIRVAKTIDVIARITFPTAYAIFLIFFFVHYKGFS, translated from the exons ATGGGCTGCGTCTTTGAAGCGGCCAAAGAGCAGCCCCAGAAACCGAGAAGCAAGCAACCGAGTCGGCATCCATGCCGTGGCAGCCGAGGAGGAGCCAAAGCCGCTGCCAGAGCAAACAACCAAACAGCTGAGGACATCGAAATCAAGGATAACTATCAACAAAATCGTAAAACGCAAGTCGAAACACAGACCCAAACAGAAGCCGAAgccgaaacagaaacagaaactgtGCCCAAACATCTAAAAGCGACAGCTCAAGTGCTTTTAACGATACcacaacaacagaaacagaagcaGAACCAGCATCAGCATCCGAATCACAAGCAGAATCAGAAACATCCTAGCCCAGAGAAGAGGCCCTCTGAAGTGGCACAAACGCACAAGGACGAAGGAGGCGAGAACGCGTTGGCGACACACGGAGGCATTGTCGATAGGGCCAGAATCGAAATCGATATTGCGGCAACGACGAGGCAAGCCAGTTGCGAGATCAAAGGGCGGgatgagcagcagcagcggcatcagcagcagcagcagcactttAACCGCCGAAGGAGACGTCATCCGGCGACGAATCCGGCGGATGAGGCCACCAACCAATCGAAGCCAAATCCCTCGCTCTCCCTGCATTTCCAAGCCCTCGCCGCCCTAGCGAAAAAGCTCCAGCAGCATCAGAATCAGGACGAGGTCCGAGGACAGGAGCAGCTCCATCAGCAGGATCATCAACTAGCCTACCGGCCCTGGCAGGTTGAGACGCCACCGCCGCCCGTGGGGCATCCGGGACACCCGGGGCAGGTGGGCTGCACTCTCAGTCCCCTGCCTGCCACCATGTCGGCGGCCATTTTTGCAATGGCGGCCACCTCGGCGGCTGCCTATCAGTATCTCGGCCAGCACTACAAGCACTACAGCCAGTCTTTCAGCTTCTACGCCGCCTCCAGTGTCATCCTGATGCTCTGCTACCTGACCAGCACATCCACGGCCGCTGCCACCCAGTCGGAGACGGGTGCCCTCGACAAGCATCCCAT TCATGGCATCGATTGGTCGAA ATTCGACGAGTCCAGTTCGGATAAAGAGATATTAGATTTATTGCTTGAGAAGAAGCGCTACGACAAACGATTACTGCCGCCTGTAAATG ATGAAGACTTTTGCTGTGGTTTGCAATCGCCGGATATGGCAACTAATCAAAATGCACGGAGACCACACAATCGCG GCACTTTGACGGTGAATGTGAACGTGCTGCTCCTGAGCTTAGCATCGCCCGATGAAAGCAGCTTG AAATACGAAGTGGAGTTTCTATTAAATCAACAATGGAACGATCCGCGACTGCAATATGGCAATAAGTCTCATTATGACTTCTTAAATGCTCTGCATCATCATGATAGCATCTGGACGCCGGATACGTATTTCATTATGCATGGCGATTTCAAGGATCCCATCATACCAATGCATTTTGCTTTAAGAATATTTCGGAACGGGACCATTACGTACGCAATGAG ACGTCACCTGATCTTATCCTGCCAGGGGAGCCTACATATATTTCCATTCGATGATCCCAAGTGCTCCTTCTCAATGGAAAGCA TTTCCTATGAGGAGGCGCAAATCAAATACGTCTGGAAAAACGACGAGGATACTCTGCGGAAAAGTCCATCGCTGACCACACTGAACGCGTACTTgatcaaaaatcaaacaacGGCCTGTGATCAGAACAGCTGGAGAG GTAATTACAGTTGCCTACAGGTCGAGTTGACATTTACCCGTGATCGTGCGTATTATTTTACAACCGTTTTCATACCTGGCATTATATTGGTCACCTCGTCGTTTATCACATTTTGGCTGGAATGGAATGCAGTCCCAGCCCGGGTTATGATCG GCGTGACAACAATGCTGAATTTCTTCACTACCTCGAACGGTTTCCGGAGCACTCTGCCGGTTGTTTCCAATCTGACGGCGATGAATGTATGGGACGGAGTGTGCATGTGCTTCATCTACGCCTCGTTGCTGGAGTTCGTTTGCGTCAATTATGTGGGCCGTAAGCGGCCGCTGCACAACGTCGTTTACCGGCCGGGCGAGAATCCCGTAACACag CGTCTTCCAGCAGTACTAAGCAGGATCGGAGTAATTCTTGCAAGTCCTTTG GCAAGCGCCACGGCCACGCCGGCAATGTCGGTGGGCGGAGTCACGCCCATGTCGGGGGGTGCCACCCCGGCCACATCGGTGGCCACACCCGGCACCCCAAGGACCGTCGACGCGGAGGAGTTCTTCGGCGGGGGAATGAGGTGGCAGGAGGCGCACGGCGGAATCATCGGAGCGGCGGTTCAGAATTTACGGGCTCGCTCTATAAAAAGGAAAGCGGCAAGGAGTCCATCTACTTCCGTATCCCCGATGCCAAGTGGTCGGCCAGCGGAGCACATTTACGAAGAGCCCGGCACGGGCACCACCTCCAGCACAAAGGTGAAGTTCAAGGATGAACTgaaggaggagcaggaggcgTCGGCACTGCGAAGATCCGTGGCCACCAGTACCCCAGCTCTCGTGGTGCGAATCGAGGCTGAGAGCGATTTGGAAGCGGTACAAAAACCTGTACAGGATATGGAAATGACGGAGCGCCAATTGCAATTACCGTTGAAGCCGCCCCGCCGCAAGGCCTCACGCTCCAATTCACCGGCCTCCGTTTACGGCGAGTGCAGTGCCATGGAAGATGAGTCTGCGGATAATCCTGCCCAGGCAGTGGAAGCTACC GGCGAAAAGCGACGCGACGCCGGGGCACCTAACGAAATTGTGGCATGCACCACCTGCGGCGGCAGCAACAGTCCTTGCACCCACTCGGCCAACAATGGCTGCGCGACGGAG AGCTGCTTCGTTCAAGTGCGGAAAAAGGAGCCACCACATCCCATTCGAGTGGCCAAGACGATCGATGTCATCGCTAGAATTACATTTCCAACTGCTTATGCCATTTTTCTGATATTCTTCTTTGTACACTATAAAGGATTTTCGTAA
- the pHCl-1 gene encoding uncharacterized protein pHCl-1 isoform X1, protein MGCVFEAAKEQPQKPRSKQPSRHPCRGSRGGAKAAARANNQTAEDIEIKDNYQQNRKTQVETQTQTEAEAETETETVPKHLKATAQVLLTIPQQQKQKQNQHQHPNHKQNQKHPSPEKRPSEVAQTHKDEGGENALATHGGIVDRARIEIDIAATTRQASCEIKGRDEQQQRHQQQQQHFNRRRRRHPATNPADEATNQSKPNPSLSLHFQALAALAKKLQQHQNQDEVRGQEQLHQQDHQLAYRPWQVETPPPPVGHPGHPGQVGCTLSPLPATMSAAIFAMAATSAAAYQYLGQHYKHYSQSFSFYAASSVILMLCYLTSTSTAAATQSETGALDKHPIHGIDWSKFDESSSDKEILDLLLEKKRYDKRLLPPVNDEDFCCGLQSPDMATNQNARRPHNRGTLTVNVNVLLLSLASPDESSLKYEVEFLLNQQWNDPRLQYGNKSHYDFLNALHHHDSIWTPDTYFIMHGDFKDPIIPMHFALRIFRNGTITYAMRRHLILSCQGSLHIFPFDDPKCSFSMESISYEEAQIKYVWKNDEDTLRKSPSLTTLNAYLIKNQTTACDQNSWRGNYSCLRVDLIFTRDRAFYFTTVFIPGIILVTSSFITFWLEWNAVPARSMIGVTTMLNFFTTSNGFRSTLPVVSNLTAMNVWDGVCMCFIYASLLEFVCVNYVGRKRPLHNVVYRPGENPVTQRLPAVLSRIGVILASPLASATATPAMSVGGVTPMSGGATPATSVATPGTPRTVDAEEFFGGGMRWQEAHGGIIGAAVQNLRARSIKRKAARSPSTSVSPMPSGRPAEHIYEEPGTGTTSSTKVKFKDELKEEQEASALRRSVATSTPALVVRIEAESDLEAVQKPVQDMEMTERQLQLPLKPPRRKASRSNSPASVYGECSAMEDESADNPAQAVEATGEKRRDAGAPNEIVACTTCGGSNSPCTHSANNGCATESCFVQVRKKEPPHPIRVAKTIDVIARITFPTAYAIFLIFFFVHYKGFS, encoded by the exons ATGGGCTGCGTCTTTGAAGCGGCCAAAGAGCAGCCCCAGAAACCGAGAAGCAAGCAACCGAGTCGGCATCCATGCCGTGGCAGCCGAGGAGGAGCCAAAGCCGCTGCCAGAGCAAACAACCAAACAGCTGAGGACATCGAAATCAAGGATAACTATCAACAAAATCGTAAAACGCAAGTCGAAACACAGACCCAAACAGAAGCCGAAgccgaaacagaaacagaaactgtGCCCAAACATCTAAAAGCGACAGCTCAAGTGCTTTTAACGATACcacaacaacagaaacagaagcaGAACCAGCATCAGCATCCGAATCACAAGCAGAATCAGAAACATCCTAGCCCAGAGAAGAGGCCCTCTGAAGTGGCACAAACGCACAAGGACGAAGGAGGCGAGAACGCGTTGGCGACACACGGAGGCATTGTCGATAGGGCCAGAATCGAAATCGATATTGCGGCAACGACGAGGCAAGCCAGTTGCGAGATCAAAGGGCGGgatgagcagcagcagcggcatcagcagcagcagcagcactttAACCGCCGAAGGAGACGTCATCCGGCGACGAATCCGGCGGATGAGGCCACCAACCAATCGAAGCCAAATCCCTCGCTCTCCCTGCATTTCCAAGCCCTCGCCGCCCTAGCGAAAAAGCTCCAGCAGCATCAGAATCAGGACGAGGTCCGAGGACAGGAGCAGCTCCATCAGCAGGATCATCAACTAGCCTACCGGCCCTGGCAGGTTGAGACGCCACCGCCGCCCGTGGGGCATCCGGGACACCCGGGGCAGGTGGGCTGCACTCTCAGTCCCCTGCCTGCCACCATGTCGGCGGCCATTTTTGCAATGGCGGCCACCTCGGCGGCTGCCTATCAGTATCTCGGCCAGCACTACAAGCACTACAGCCAGTCTTTCAGCTTCTACGCCGCCTCCAGTGTCATCCTGATGCTCTGCTACCTGACCAGCACATCCACGGCCGCTGCCACCCAGTCGGAGACGGGTGCCCTCGACAAGCATCCCAT TCATGGCATCGATTGGTCGAA ATTCGACGAGTCCAGTTCGGATAAAGAGATATTAGATTTATTGCTTGAGAAGAAGCGCTACGACAAACGATTACTGCCGCCTGTAAATG ATGAAGACTTTTGCTGTGGTTTGCAATCGCCGGATATGGCAACTAATCAAAATGCACGGAGACCACACAATCGCG GCACTTTGACGGTGAATGTGAACGTGCTGCTCCTGAGCTTAGCATCGCCCGATGAAAGCAGCTTG AAATACGAAGTGGAGTTTCTATTAAATCAACAATGGAACGATCCGCGACTGCAATATGGCAATAAGTCTCATTATGACTTCTTAAATGCTCTGCATCATCATGATAGCATCTGGACGCCGGATACGTATTTCATTATGCATGGCGATTTCAAGGATCCCATCATACCAATGCATTTTGCTTTAAGAATATTTCGGAACGGGACCATTACGTACGCAATGAG ACGTCACCTGATCTTATCCTGCCAGGGGAGCCTACATATATTTCCATTCGATGATCCCAAGTGCTCCTTCTCAATGGAAAGCA TTTCCTATGAGGAGGCGCAAATCAAATACGTCTGGAAAAACGACGAGGATACTCTGCGGAAAAGTCCATCGCTGACCACACTGAACGCGTACTTgatcaaaaatcaaacaacGGCCTGTGATCAGAACAGCTGGAGAG GGAACTACAGCTGTCTTAGGGTCGATTTAATCTTTACCAGAGATCGTGCATTCTATTTCACCACCGTTTTTATACCCGGCATTATATTGGTGACGTCATCTTTTATAACCTTCTGGCTAGAATGGAATGCCGTGCCAGCTAGATCGATGATAG GCGTGACAACAATGCTGAATTTCTTCACTACCTCGAACGGTTTCCGGAGCACTCTGCCGGTTGTTTCCAATCTGACGGCGATGAATGTATGGGACGGAGTGTGCATGTGCTTCATCTACGCCTCGTTGCTGGAGTTCGTTTGCGTCAATTATGTGGGCCGTAAGCGGCCGCTGCACAACGTCGTTTACCGGCCGGGCGAGAATCCCGTAACACag CGTCTTCCAGCAGTACTAAGCAGGATCGGAGTAATTCTTGCAAGTCCTTTG GCAAGCGCCACGGCCACGCCGGCAATGTCGGTGGGCGGAGTCACGCCCATGTCGGGGGGTGCCACCCCGGCCACATCGGTGGCCACACCCGGCACCCCAAGGACCGTCGACGCGGAGGAGTTCTTCGGCGGGGGAATGAGGTGGCAGGAGGCGCACGGCGGAATCATCGGAGCGGCGGTTCAGAATTTACGGGCTCGCTCTATAAAAAGGAAAGCGGCAAGGAGTCCATCTACTTCCGTATCCCCGATGCCAAGTGGTCGGCCAGCGGAGCACATTTACGAAGAGCCCGGCACGGGCACCACCTCCAGCACAAAGGTGAAGTTCAAGGATGAACTgaaggaggagcaggaggcgTCGGCACTGCGAAGATCCGTGGCCACCAGTACCCCAGCTCTCGTGGTGCGAATCGAGGCTGAGAGCGATTTGGAAGCGGTACAAAAACCTGTACAGGATATGGAAATGACGGAGCGCCAATTGCAATTACCGTTGAAGCCGCCCCGCCGCAAGGCCTCACGCTCCAATTCACCGGCCTCCGTTTACGGCGAGTGCAGTGCCATGGAAGATGAGTCTGCGGATAATCCTGCCCAGGCAGTGGAAGCTACC GGCGAAAAGCGACGCGACGCCGGGGCACCTAACGAAATTGTGGCATGCACCACCTGCGGCGGCAGCAACAGTCCTTGCACCCACTCGGCCAACAATGGCTGCGCGACGGAG AGCTGCTTCGTTCAAGTGCGGAAAAAGGAGCCACCACATCCCATTCGAGTGGCCAAGACGATCGATGTCATCGCTAGAATTACATTTCCAACTGCTTATGCCATTTTTCTGATATTCTTCTTTGTACACTATAAAGGATTTTCGTAA